The following proteins are encoded in a genomic region of Cryptomeria japonica chromosome 11, Sugi_1.0, whole genome shotgun sequence:
- the LOC131049468 gene encoding ACT domain-containing protein ACR9, which translates to MGAPFNDEVVTIKLGKNSGDPIVITVNCADKIGLTCDFARVIFDYGLTVVRGDVSTDGKWCYLIFWVLPRPGSPRRFPWAMLRKNLTSICPPNPAQLFFGIYSDPKPPKVYVLQISLLDRAGLLNDMSQVLWDLEFSIQKVKASTTPDGRVMDLFFVIDNRDMLHSEKRQVEACNRIKTVLGESATHCEIRVVPDLGTMDCASFSLLRPSIIEDLCKLSLTDSETDAKSVYANKNVQATQDLQANKGLQATNFIQANGSLTSKISVTIDNSLSPAHTLLQISCKDRKGLFYDVLRTLKDYNIQISYGRLSTNAKGICEVDLFILQADGRKIIDPQKQTCLRSRLEIEVSHPVRVKVVDRGPDTELLVASRVEICGRCRPRVLYDVTLVLKTLDISIFTADLVRYAMGDLQWEVYRFLLVDRPDLLLESSRTRSHITERIENMLIG; encoded by the exons ATGGGGGCTCCATTCAATGACGAGGTTGTCACTATCAAGCTTGGGAAGAATAGTGGGGATCCTATTGTTATCACAGTTAATTGTGCTGATAAGATTGGTCTCACTTGCGATTTTGCCCGTGTAATTTTTGATTATGGTTTGACCGTAGTCAGAGGAG ATGTGTCAACTGATGGAAAATGGTGTTATTTGATATTTTGGGTCCTGCCGCGCCCTGGGTCACCTCGGAGATTCCCTTGGGCAATGCTCAGGAAGAACCTTACATCTATTTGTCCCCCTAATCCTGCTCAGCTTTTCTTTGGAATCTATTCAGATCCAAAGCCCCCAAAGGTCTATGTCTTGCAGATATCTTTGTTGGATCGAGCAGGTCTTCTAAATG ACATGTCTCAAGTGTTGTGGGACCTTGAATTTTCTATTCAGAAGGTGAAGGCATCGACGACTCCAGATGGCAGAGTGATGGACCTCTTCTTTGTCATAGATAACAG GGATATGCTTCATTCTGAAAAGAGGCAGGTTGAAGCTTGTAATCGCATAAAAACTGTTCTGGGTGAATCTGCTACGCACTGTGAAATCCGTGTAGTTCCCGATCTTGGGACCATGGATTGTGCATCATTCTCTTTGCTTCGGCCTTCCATTATTGAAGATTTGTGCAAATTATCATTAACAGATTCCGAAACAGATGCTAAAAGTGTATATGCTAATAAAAATGTACAAGCTACTCAAGATTTACAAGCTAATAAAGGTTTACAGGCTACTAATTTCATACAAGCTAATGGCTCTCTCACCAGCAAAATTTCAGTCACAATTGATAATTCTTTAAGCCCTGCCCACACCCTGCTCCAGATATCGTGTAAAGATCGTAAGGGTCTTTTTTATGATGTATTGAGGACTTTAAAGGACTATAATATCCAG ATTTCATATGGACGGCTTTCTACTAATGCCAAAGGAATCTGTGAAGTGGATTTGTTTATCTTGCAAGCTGATGGAAGGAAGATAATAGACCCACAGAAACAAACCTGCTTGCGTTCTCGTCTGGAAATTGAAGTTTCCCATCCTGTACGAGTGAAGGTTGTTGATCGTGGACCTGACACAGAACTGTTGGTTGCATCTCGAGTAGAGATATGTGGAAGGTGTAGGCCGAGAGTTCTATATGATGTAACATTGGTGTTAAAGACACTAGATATCAGTATTTTCACA GCTGACCTTGTCAGATATGCAATGGGTGACCTCCAATGGGAGGTGTACAGATTTCTTTTAGTTGATAGGCCAGATCTATTGCTTGAAAGCAGTCGTACTAGAAGCCATATAACAGAACGCATTGAGAACATGTTGATTGGTTGA